A part of Podarcis raffonei isolate rPodRaf1 chromosome 12, rPodRaf1.pri, whole genome shotgun sequence genomic DNA contains:
- the CNPY1 gene encoding protein canopy homolog 1 isoform X3: protein MFSPSKFLLNSEGRGMGEDMGQLLENKARNSRTWEKLNFVAFTKSETFLTDVLEKICDRMNDYQLQDDPVTNKKIFKRYAPRKDEPIYAEYKKYFFYSDAYKPLKYACETIIEQYEDEIYSLIAQEADFLADKLCIEKSGLCPNPEVHGEL from the exons atgttttccccctccaaattCTTGCTTAATTCTGAAGGAAGAGGCATGGGCGAAGACATGGGCCAGCTGCTGGAAAATAAAGCTCGTAACAGTAGAACCTGGGAGAAGCTAAATTTT GTTGCTTTTACAAAGTCAGAGACCTTCTTAACGGACGTTTTGGAAAAGATATGTGATCGGATGAACGACTATCAACTTCAAGACGACCCAGTCACTAACAAAAAGATATTCAAGAGATATGCTCCTAGGAAAGATGAGCCAATCTACGCAGAatataaaaaatactttttttattcTGACGCTTATAAGCCCTTGAAATATGCG tGCGAAACTATCATAGAACAGTATGAAGATGAAATATACTCACTTATCGCCCAGGAGGCAGACTTTCTGGCTGACAAGCTGTGCATTGAAAAATCAG GTCTTTGTCCAAACCCCGAGGTGCATGGTGAGCTCTAG